The nucleotide window TTCTTCGTTCTCGGCTTTACCGGCGTGTACTACTCGTGTATCGGCTCGCTCGTTCCCACTGAAGAGATGGGGAGTGCGACCGCCGGTGGACAGATCGCGCTCAACTGCGGGGCCCTGCTCGCACCACCTGCCTTTGGCCTCATCGTCGACGTCCGTGGCTACGCTGCAGCGTGGACGATGCTCGCGGGCGCGTCGTTCGTCGCGTTCGTGTTATTGGTCGTTCTCCTCCTTCGGGCGTAATCGGTCTCCATTTCGCTGGCAGGTATCCAGCCGATCGATAACCAATACCTCCCTCGTATCGCCGTTTTCTCTCGTTTCGACCTCGAGTACTACTCCTGATTCGTCGCCGGTCGACCGAGGTGGTTTTCGACCGCCTCGACTTTCGCCGACGCAGTTGTCTCTCGCGTTCGCTTGTCGTCGATCTTCAGAACGGTACTCACACGGTCGCCGTCGACCGCCTCGTGGGCCGCCTGTGCAGCCGCGAACAG belongs to Natronorubrum aibiense and includes:
- a CDS encoding MTH1187 family thiamine-binding protein, with the translated sequence MTVVALLSVAPVIEGSMSSEVAKAVDALEAYDVDYETNPMGTVIEADDIGELFAAAQAAHEAVDGDRVSTVLKIDDKRTRETTASAKVEAVENHLGRPATNQE